One genomic segment of Microcella indica includes these proteins:
- the serB gene encoding phosphoserine phosphatase SerB — MARFLVVLDVDSTLIEEEAIELLAREAGSGDLVAAVTARAMAGELDFAESLRERVATLAGLSSAVFAELAPSIHLTSGALDLVDGVHAGGGVIGVVSGGFHELLDPLAASLGLDHHRANRLGVAAGVLTGTTDGPVVDAAAKADAVREWATAHGLPLERTIVVGDGANDLEMMRVAGLSIAFDAKPVVCATASVCVPERDLSAVLAVLGLRS; from the coding sequence ATGGCGCGATTCCTCGTCGTCCTCGATGTCGACTCGACCCTCATCGAGGAGGAGGCGATCGAGCTGCTCGCACGAGAAGCGGGCTCCGGCGATCTCGTGGCCGCGGTCACGGCGCGCGCGATGGCCGGCGAGCTCGACTTCGCCGAGTCGCTCCGCGAGCGCGTCGCGACGCTCGCGGGTCTCAGCAGTGCGGTGTTCGCCGAGCTGGCCCCGAGCATCCATCTCACGTCCGGCGCTCTCGATCTCGTCGACGGCGTGCACGCCGGCGGCGGGGTGATCGGCGTCGTCTCCGGCGGGTTCCACGAGCTGCTGGATCCTCTCGCCGCCTCGCTCGGGCTCGACCACCATCGCGCCAACAGGCTCGGCGTCGCCGCGGGCGTGCTGACCGGCACGACCGATGGGCCGGTCGTGGATGCCGCGGCGAAGGCCGATGCCGTGCGCGAGTGGGCGACGGCGCACGGGCTGCCGCTCGAGCGCACGATCGTCGTCGGTGATGGTGCCAACGACCTCGAGATGATGCGCGTCGCGGGGCTCTCGATCGCGTTCGATGCGAAGCCCGTCGTGTGCGCGACCGCGAGCGTGTGCGTGCCTGAGCGCGATCTCTCCGCGGTGCTTGCGGTGCTGGGCCTGCGCAGCTAG
- the glgC gene encoding glucose-1-phosphate adenylyltransferase yields MPSPKVFGIVLAGGEGKRLMPLTEDRAKPAVPFAGGYRLIDFALSNLINSGLRQVVVLTQYKSHSLDRHISQTWRLTGMLNAYVASVPAQQRLGKRWFSGSADAIYQSLNLIRDEKPDIVVVVGADHVYRMDFRPMIEAHIENSAGVSVAGIRQPIALADQFGVIETDPANPQRIAAFHEKPQNPVGLADAPHEVLASMGNYVFDADVLMDAVVRDSDNAESNHDMGGDIVPDFVRKGEAFVYDMKRNVVPGSTDRDRDYWRDVGTIESFFEAHQDLISALPIFNLYNADWPIYSQQLNSPPAKFVRDAEGRNGDVIDSIVSLGSVISGSHIERSVLGPWVVVESASITDAVVFERTTIGAGATVRRAILDKDVVVAPGAQVGVDHDADRARGFTVTETGITVVGKGTVVEA; encoded by the coding sequence ATGCCGTCACCGAAAGTCTTTGGAATCGTGCTCGCCGGTGGCGAGGGGAAGCGCCTCATGCCCCTCACGGAGGATCGAGCGAAGCCCGCGGTGCCCTTCGCGGGCGGCTATCGGCTCATCGACTTCGCGCTCTCCAACCTCATCAACTCCGGCCTGCGCCAGGTCGTCGTGCTCACGCAGTACAAGAGCCACTCCCTCGACCGTCACATCTCCCAGACCTGGCGGCTCACGGGCATGCTCAACGCCTACGTCGCGTCCGTGCCCGCCCAGCAGCGCCTGGGCAAGCGGTGGTTCTCTGGCTCAGCCGATGCCATCTACCAGAGCCTCAACCTCATCCGCGACGAGAAGCCCGACATCGTCGTGGTCGTCGGAGCCGACCACGTCTACCGCATGGACTTCCGCCCCATGATCGAGGCCCACATCGAGAACTCGGCCGGTGTGTCCGTCGCCGGAATCCGTCAGCCGATCGCGCTCGCCGACCAGTTCGGCGTCATCGAGACCGACCCTGCCAACCCGCAGCGCATCGCCGCCTTCCACGAGAAGCCCCAGAATCCCGTGGGGCTCGCGGATGCACCGCACGAGGTGCTCGCCTCGATGGGCAACTACGTCTTCGACGCCGATGTGCTCATGGACGCCGTCGTGCGCGACAGCGACAACGCGGAGTCGAACCACGACATGGGCGGTGACATCGTGCCCGACTTCGTGCGCAAGGGCGAGGCCTTCGTCTACGACATGAAGCGCAACGTCGTGCCGGGCTCGACGGATCGCGACCGTGACTACTGGCGTGACGTGGGAACGATCGAGTCGTTCTTCGAGGCCCATCAGGACCTCATCTCCGCCCTGCCGATCTTCAACCTCTACAACGCCGACTGGCCGATCTACTCCCAGCAGCTCAACTCCCCTCCCGCGAAGTTCGTGCGCGACGCGGAAGGTCGCAACGGAGACGTCATCGACTCGATCGTGTCGCTCGGCTCGGTCATCTCGGGCAGCCACATCGAGCGCTCCGTGCTCGGCCCGTGGGTGGTCGTGGAGTCCGCGAGCATCACGGATGCCGTCGTGTTCGAGCGCACGACGATCGGCGCAGGAGCGACCGTGCGGCGCGCTATTCTCGACAAGGACGTCGTCGTGGCACCCGGCGCGCAGGTCGGTGTCGACCACGACGCCGACCGCGCTCGCGGCTTCACCGTCACCGAGACGGGCATCACCGTGGTCGGCAAGGGCACGGTCGTCGAGGCCTGA